In Bifidobacterium sp. ESL0775, the following are encoded in one genomic region:
- a CDS encoding nucleobase:cation symporter-2 family protein has product MTSLDGQISFWRGIPFGLQHVMAMFVANLAPIFLVTAAAHLTPAQSAMIIQNGLLVAGLGTCLQLYPLWRVGSRLPMVTGISFTYVAAATAIVGKQGYGALVGAVIVGGLLELILGLTAQFWKKYVPPIVSAIVVTSIGFSLLSTGASSFGGGAGAKDFGSWQNLTLGLISLVACLAFQLLMKGTVKQLSILFGLVVGYIVAIFFGKVDFSGFQHLQVVSIPHFMPFAPTFDIGSIISFALLYVVSSVEVLGDTAALSQVGLNRLPTDKETSGAIAGDGLISTISGLFGCLPLTSFAQNIGLVAVTKVVNRKVILSGGLILILASFVPGVAQLFNSMPQAVLGGCTIMMFGNIILSGFQMIAEAGFSQRNTTIAALSLTIGIGFTQVGGIFAHFPQLFQSIFATNCIAVSFVVAVILNAVLPSEEHFLVNTRTKAADADTKDSKN; this is encoded by the coding sequence CTGACCAGCCTCGATGGACAGATCTCGTTCTGGCGCGGCATCCCCTTCGGCCTGCAGCACGTCATGGCGATGTTCGTCGCCAACCTCGCCCCGATTTTCCTGGTGACCGCCGCCGCGCATCTGACGCCGGCGCAATCGGCGATGATCATCCAGAACGGCCTTTTGGTGGCCGGCCTCGGCACCTGCCTGCAGCTCTACCCGCTGTGGCGCGTCGGCAGCCGCCTGCCCATGGTCACCGGCATTTCCTTCACCTACGTCGCCGCAGCCACCGCCATCGTCGGCAAACAAGGCTACGGGGCGCTTGTCGGAGCCGTCATCGTCGGCGGCCTGCTTGAGCTGATTCTTGGTCTCACGGCGCAATTCTGGAAGAAATACGTGCCGCCGATCGTTTCGGCAATTGTGGTGACCTCAATCGGCTTCTCCCTGCTTTCCACCGGCGCTTCCTCGTTTGGCGGCGGCGCTGGAGCCAAGGACTTCGGCAGCTGGCAGAACCTGACGCTGGGCCTGATCTCGCTGGTCGCCTGCCTCGCCTTCCAGCTCCTGATGAAAGGCACCGTCAAACAGCTTTCCATCCTCTTCGGCCTGGTCGTCGGCTACATCGTCGCGATTTTCTTCGGCAAGGTTGATTTCTCCGGATTCCAGCACCTGCAGGTCGTGAGCATCCCGCATTTCATGCCGTTCGCCCCGACTTTCGACATCGGTTCCATTATTTCCTTCGCTCTGCTGTATGTCGTCTCGTCCGTTGAGGTCCTGGGCGACACCGCCGCGCTCTCGCAAGTCGGATTGAACCGTCTGCCCACCGACAAGGAGACTTCCGGAGCCATCGCCGGAGACGGCCTCATCTCCACCATTTCCGGTCTCTTTGGTTGCCTACCATTGACCTCCTTCGCACAGAACATCGGCCTGGTCGCGGTGACCAAGGTCGTCAACCGCAAGGTCATCCTCTCCGGCGGGCTGATTCTCATCCTCGCCAGCTTTGTGCCGGGCGTGGCACAGCTCTTCAACTCCATGCCTCAGGCCGTTCTCGGCGGTTGCACCATCATGATGTTCGGCAACATCATCCTCTCCGGCTTCCAGATGATCGCCGAGGCGGGCTTCAGCCAACGCAACACCACCATCGCGGCGCTATCCCTGACCATCGGCATCGGCTTCACACAAGTCGGCGGCATCTTCGCCCACTTCCCACAGCTCTTCCAGTCGATCTTCGCTACCAACTGCATCGCCGTCTCGTTCGTGGTCGCGGTGATTTTGAACGCCGTGCTCCCCAGCGAGGAACACTTCCTGGTCAACACGCGCACGAAGGCTGCTGACGCCGACACGAAAGATAGCAAAAACTAA
- a CDS encoding ArgE/DapE family deacylase: MNENEAMDLLRKFVGLHTENGNEKVVADEIKAIFDKAGVPCKVIPLEEDPTRANLVAELGHGEPILGITGHMDTVSAQQEGWKTDPFKVTEDGDLIYGRGVTDMKAGLAAMVFAMLDLKKHEDQMHGTVRFLVTAGEEVGMPGATAMQAQGYMEGVEALLVGEPSGYNIVYATKGELNINIDVKGKAAHSSTPERGINAVENLLEFLDTVSKRIKGAAEGKSNPVLGDTVYNIDVIRGGQQVNAIPESASAEINIRIIPEFDNKEILGILDEEIDKFNKSHKATVSYTVGMDIIPVIGPKDAKLADIAKSVGERHLKEQDKPAEIPMFGVSGGTDGSVLLLDSPKDTAYVMFGPGNDTMHCVNESLPKAMYFDFIGIYDDIINEYMGIDK, from the coding sequence ATGAATGAAAACGAAGCCATGGACCTGCTGCGCAAGTTCGTCGGACTCCACACCGAGAACGGCAACGAGAAGGTCGTCGCCGATGAGATCAAGGCGATTTTCGATAAGGCCGGTGTGCCTTGCAAGGTGATCCCGCTTGAGGAGGACCCGACCCGCGCCAACCTGGTCGCCGAACTTGGCCATGGAGAGCCGATCCTCGGCATCACCGGACACATGGACACCGTCTCGGCCCAGCAGGAAGGCTGGAAGACGGACCCGTTCAAGGTCACCGAAGACGGCGATCTGATCTACGGCCGCGGCGTGACCGACATGAAGGCGGGATTGGCTGCCATGGTCTTCGCCATGCTCGACTTGAAGAAGCATGAGGATCAGATGCACGGCACCGTGCGCTTCCTGGTCACCGCCGGCGAAGAGGTCGGCATGCCGGGCGCCACCGCCATGCAGGCCCAAGGCTATATGGAAGGCGTTGAGGCGTTGCTGGTCGGCGAGCCTTCCGGCTATAACATCGTCTATGCCACCAAGGGTGAGCTCAACATCAACATCGACGTGAAGGGCAAGGCCGCCCACAGCTCGACCCCCGAGCGCGGCATCAACGCCGTCGAGAACCTGCTCGAGTTCCTCGACACCGTCTCCAAGCGCATCAAGGGCGCGGCAGAAGGCAAGAGCAACCCCGTGCTCGGCGACACCGTCTACAACATCGACGTCATCCGCGGCGGCCAGCAGGTCAACGCCATTCCCGAATCCGCCAGCGCCGAGATCAACATCCGCATCATCCCCGAGTTCGACAACAAGGAGATCCTGGGCATCCTCGACGAGGAAATCGACAAGTTCAACAAGAGCCACAAGGCGACCGTCTCCTACACCGTGGGCATGGATATCATCCCCGTCATCGGCCCGAAGGACGCCAAGCTCGCCGACATCGCCAAGTCCGTGGGCGAGCGTCACCTGAAGGAGCAGGACAAGCCCGCCGAGATCCCGATGTTCGGCGTCTCCGGCGGCACCGACGGCAGCGTCCTGCTGCTCGACAGCCCCAAGGACACGGCTTACGTGATGTTCGGGCCGGGCAACGACACGATGCATTGCGTCAACGAGAGCCTGCCGAAGGCGATGTATTTCGACTTCATCGGCATCTACGACGACATCATCAACGAGTACATGGGCATCGACAAGTGA
- a CDS encoding aldo/keto reductase has translation MTILTDTYKLNNGVKIPKIGFGTWQIPDGEVAYDSVRMALDAGYRHIDTAYVYGNERSVGRAIRESGIARDEIFVTSKLPAEVKQSDWVLPHFEQTMENLGLDTLDLYLIHAPWPWSHAGHMRMDEENLAVWGEMEKIYATGRVRAIGVSNFDDHDLKNILDHSQTVPAVNQIQYYIGATEPRNRTFAQSHGLLIEAYSPLATGGLLGSPELKTMAEEYGVSTAQLAIRYCLQNGILPLPKATSRAHIEANAQVDFTISDADMTKLNGFDDPNPDGHNPSQR, from the coding sequence ATGACGATTCTCACCGATACCTATAAGCTCAACAACGGCGTGAAGATTCCCAAGATCGGATTCGGCACTTGGCAGATTCCCGACGGCGAGGTGGCTTACGATTCCGTGCGGATGGCGCTGGACGCGGGCTACCGCCACATCGACACCGCCTACGTCTACGGCAACGAGCGCAGCGTCGGGCGCGCCATCCGCGAGTCGGGGATCGCACGCGATGAGATTTTCGTGACCTCGAAACTTCCAGCTGAAGTCAAGCAGAGCGACTGGGTGTTGCCGCATTTCGAGCAGACCATGGAAAACCTCGGGCTTGACACGCTCGACCTCTATCTGATTCACGCGCCTTGGCCGTGGAGCCATGCGGGACACATGCGCATGGATGAGGAGAATCTCGCCGTATGGGGCGAGATGGAGAAGATATACGCAACCGGGCGTGTCCGTGCGATCGGTGTGTCGAATTTCGATGACCACGATTTGAAGAACATCCTCGACCACTCGCAAACCGTGCCCGCCGTCAACCAGATTCAGTATTACATCGGCGCCACCGAACCCAGAAACAGGACGTTCGCGCAATCCCACGGCCTTTTGATCGAGGCTTATTCTCCGCTGGCCACCGGCGGGCTGCTTGGCTCTCCCGAGCTCAAGACGATGGCCGAGGAATACGGCGTCTCCACCGCCCAGCTGGCGATTCGCTACTGCCTGCAGAACGGCATTTTGCCACTGCCCAAGGCCACAAGCCGGGCCCATATCGAAGCCAACGCCCAAGTCGACTTCACCATCAGCGACGCGGACATGACCAAGCTGAATGGCTTCGACGACCCGAATCCAGATGGCCATAATCCTAGCCAGCGCTGA
- a CDS encoding MFS transporter, with product MSKRKRTWLVILGLVLAGANLRMPITMMPPLLPDLKAEIGLPTSLAGILTTIPLLAFALASPLMGRFGARHGSVKVLVMALAVLSVGSYIRIIPSVWALLIGTAALGIGIAGGNVLLPAVIKERFPKSIAGKTTLYTTAQVLVASLGTATSGVIASHIGIKGSMGLFATMGPVALIAWLLIWVSRSSGDSKIEAKADARPLVDRTPWRSPLAWVILAYFGMQSMLYYSLLTWLPSIWQAAGFSAVVAGNLATLFQLSGMPLTMTVPMIAERKHGLAIVNGIAGGGFALGILGVLVPGANLPLNVISAISMGLATAASFSICIVFFQKRTTSAADTARLSGMAQSGGYLFAAIGPVALGALNGLLHTWTPIILLVLVVIVTMFAAGLVIIRHRDIYEGLD from the coding sequence GTGAGCAAGCGCAAACGCACATGGTTGGTTATTCTTGGGCTGGTATTGGCCGGGGCGAACCTCCGCATGCCGATCACCATGATGCCGCCGCTCCTGCCGGACCTCAAAGCCGAAATCGGTCTGCCGACCTCGTTGGCGGGAATCCTGACCACCATTCCTCTTCTGGCTTTTGCGCTTGCCTCGCCTCTGATGGGCAGGTTCGGGGCGCGGCATGGCAGCGTGAAAGTGCTGGTGATGGCGCTTGCCGTGTTGAGCGTCGGCAGCTATATCCGCATCATCCCGTCGGTCTGGGCGCTGCTGATCGGAACGGCCGCGCTTGGCATTGGCATCGCCGGTGGCAATGTCCTCCTGCCCGCGGTCATCAAAGAGCGATTCCCCAAAAGCATCGCCGGCAAGACCACGCTCTACACCACCGCGCAGGTGCTGGTCGCCTCGTTGGGCACCGCCACCTCAGGCGTCATCGCCTCACATATCGGCATCAAAGGCAGCATGGGATTGTTCGCCACCATGGGCCCAGTCGCGCTGATTGCATGGCTGCTCATCTGGGTCTCCAGGTCTTCCGGCGACAGCAAAATCGAGGCGAAAGCCGATGCTCGTCCGCTTGTCGACAGGACACCGTGGCGCTCGCCGTTGGCATGGGTAATCCTGGCCTATTTCGGCATGCAATCGATGTTGTATTACTCGTTGCTCACCTGGCTGCCGTCGATATGGCAGGCGGCCGGCTTCAGCGCCGTGGTCGCCGGCAACCTCGCCACGCTTTTCCAGCTCAGTGGCATGCCGCTGACGATGACGGTGCCGATGATCGCCGAGCGCAAGCACGGGCTGGCAATCGTCAACGGCATCGCCGGGGGAGGCTTCGCATTGGGGATACTGGGCGTTCTCGTTCCTGGCGCGAATCTGCCACTCAATGTCATATCCGCGATTTCGATGGGACTGGCGACAGCGGCCTCGTTCAGCATCTGCATCGTGTTCTTCCAGAAGCGCACCACGTCGGCAGCCGACACCGCCCGGCTGTCGGGCATGGCACAGTCCGGCGGCTACCTCTTCGCCGCCATCGGCCCGGTCGCGCTGGGCGCTTTGAACGGTCTGCTTCATACGTGGACCCCAATCATCCTGCTCGTCCTCGTCGTCATCGTCACGATGTTCGCCGCCGGTCTCGTCATCATCCGTCATCGAGATATCTACGAGGGGCTAGACTGA
- the guaA gene encoding glutamine-hydrolyzing GMP synthase, producing MAKGPVLVVDFGAQYAQLIARRVREAHVYSELVPHSMPVDEMLAKDPKAIILSGGPASVYEPGAPDIDKKIFEAGVPVLGICYGFQVMANELGGKVDKAALGEYGKTEVVIDDAEGVLADSPAEQTTWMSHGVAVEEAPKGFKVLAHTEGAPVAAMEDESRKLYGVQWHPEVKHTPLGNELFSTFLHQCAGLPSDWDADNIIDTQVKKIREEVGDAEVICGLSGGVDSAVAATLVHKAIGDQLTCVFVDHGMLRKGEAEQVRHDFVKATGIRLIEVDASEEFLTALKGVTEPERKRKIIGEKFIRTFEKAQKQVLEEAGARGKEVKFLVQGTLYPDVVESGGGDGAANIKSHHNVGGLPKDVKFKLIEPLRSLFKDEVRAIGTKLGLPDNIVWRQPFPGPGLGIRIIGEVTKERLDLLREADAIAREEMTKAGLDRDIWQCPVVLLANVHSVGVQGDERTYGSPIVLRPISSDDAMTADWYRLPYDVLATISTRITNECRGINRVVLDCTSKPPATIEWE from the coding sequence ATGGCAAAAGGTCCAGTGCTTGTCGTTGACTTCGGCGCGCAATACGCCCAGCTGATCGCGCGGCGCGTGCGCGAGGCGCATGTCTATTCCGAATTGGTGCCGCATTCCATGCCGGTGGACGAGATGCTGGCCAAGGACCCGAAGGCCATCATCCTTTCCGGTGGCCCTGCTTCCGTTTACGAGCCTGGCGCTCCCGACATCGATAAGAAGATTTTTGAGGCCGGGGTGCCGGTGCTCGGCATCTGCTACGGCTTCCAGGTCATGGCCAACGAACTGGGTGGCAAGGTCGACAAGGCCGCGCTCGGCGAATACGGCAAGACCGAAGTGGTGATCGACGACGCCGAGGGCGTGCTTGCCGATTCTCCCGCGGAGCAGACCACTTGGATGAGCCATGGTGTCGCCGTCGAGGAGGCGCCGAAAGGCTTCAAGGTGCTCGCGCACACCGAAGGCGCGCCGGTCGCGGCTATGGAGGATGAGTCCCGCAAGCTTTACGGCGTGCAGTGGCATCCAGAGGTCAAGCACACCCCGCTCGGCAATGAATTGTTCTCCACGTTCTTGCACCAGTGCGCTGGTCTGCCCAGCGATTGGGACGCCGACAACATCATCGACACGCAGGTCAAGAAAATTCGTGAGGAGGTCGGCGACGCCGAGGTCATCTGTGGGCTTTCGGGTGGTGTGGATTCCGCCGTCGCGGCGACCTTGGTGCACAAGGCCATCGGCGACCAGCTCACCTGCGTCTTCGTCGACCACGGCATGCTGCGCAAGGGCGAGGCCGAACAGGTCCGCCATGATTTCGTCAAGGCCACTGGCATCCGCCTCATCGAAGTCGATGCTTCCGAGGAGTTCCTCACGGCCCTGAAGGGCGTCACCGAGCCGGAACGCAAGCGTAAGATCATCGGAGAGAAGTTTATCCGCACCTTCGAAAAGGCCCAAAAGCAGGTGCTTGAGGAGGCCGGCGCACGCGGCAAGGAAGTCAAGTTCCTCGTGCAGGGCACGCTTTATCCGGACGTCGTCGAATCCGGAGGCGGCGACGGCGCGGCCAACATCAAGTCGCACCATAACGTCGGCGGCCTGCCTAAGGACGTCAAGTTCAAGCTCATCGAGCCGTTGCGAAGCCTCTTCAAGGACGAGGTGCGTGCCATCGGCACCAAGCTCGGCCTGCCGGATAATATTGTCTGGCGTCAGCCGTTCCCAGGTCCGGGTCTTGGCATCCGCATCATCGGAGAAGTCACCAAGGAACGTCTCGACCTGCTGCGCGAGGCCGACGCCATCGCCCGCGAGGAAATGACCAAGGCTGGCCTCGACCGCGACATCTGGCAGTGCCCGGTGGTGCTTCTGGCCAACGTCCATTCCGTGGGCGTGCAGGGCGACGAACGCACCTACGGCTCGCCGATCGTGCTGCGTCCGATCTCCTCCGATGACGCGATGACCGCCGATTGGTACCGTCTGCCCTACGACGTGCTCGCCACGATCTCCACGCGCATCACCAACGAATGCCGCGGCATCAACCGTGTGGTGCTCGACTGCACCTCCAAGCCGCCGGCCACCATCGAGTGGGAGTGA
- a CDS encoding DNA methyltransferase: protein MLLNNKASSDILDADHLFDDRRVYAMHKYWGKKPGSDIREILLKYTNPGDLVFDPFAGYGGVAIESVLTGRNVISNDLNPAANFINRNVLSEDVDFSRFDLMLQRISQQIHPYIKKYYTYIKNGEVKEIISILRDNNDVPLSIKVKPSSGKAQVISLNEQEKNDLIEAEQAMVIKDWFPDDHLFENPRISAKKNMRIKDLFPKRSLFFHAKLHALILNLPDSTEKDLLLFAFTANLANASRLVPPIKSRGQLSSGAWMTGFYTGKTYIENNVWHYFLNRVKRIKDGKKQFLQLIPDKDNRGRYKITNLNSKNLINFPSRSVDFIFTDFPYGDTVPYFEQSIIWNSWLKMPVDYDDEIVISNAISREHDCERFKNDIFAACKEIYRVLKTDHFFAFTFNSLSGFEWEAIVNAVISCGFQLKSLDVIVQKTFSPRQLNRKKVIQGDMLFVLVKRDVVPNVKALSKTETQNFVRKIITEALSVSSLSTNRIIQIVIQTIFKAEVTVDELSFDKLLSEIADYDSEVNEWRLV from the coding sequence GTGTTACTAAACAACAAGGCTTCATCAGATATATTAGATGCTGATCATTTGTTTGATGACCGCCGAGTATATGCAATGCATAAGTATTGGGGGAAGAAGCCAGGAAGTGATATTCGCGAAATTCTGTTGAAATATACCAATCCCGGGGATCTTGTTTTTGATCCGTTTGCAGGATATGGTGGAGTTGCAATAGAGTCTGTTCTCACCGGTAGAAACGTTATCAGTAATGATTTGAATCCAGCGGCAAACTTTATAAATAGGAATGTTCTTTCCGAAGATGTCGATTTTTCTCGTTTTGATTTGATGCTACAGAGAATCAGTCAACAAATACACCCTTACATAAAAAAATATTACACATATATTAAGAATGGTGAGGTAAAAGAGATTATCTCGATTCTACGAGATAATAATGATGTTCCTTTATCGATTAAAGTCAAACCATCTTCAGGCAAGGCTCAAGTTATTTCATTAAATGAACAAGAAAAAAATGATTTAATCGAAGCGGAACAAGCAATGGTTATTAAAGATTGGTTTCCCGATGATCATTTATTTGAAAATCCACGTATTTCGGCAAAAAAGAATATGAGGATTAAGGATTTATTTCCGAAACGCTCTTTGTTTTTCCATGCCAAACTTCATGCGTTGATTTTGAATTTGCCTGATTCCACAGAAAAAGATTTGTTACTTTTTGCTTTCACTGCGAATCTGGCTAATGCCTCGAGATTGGTACCTCCAATTAAAAGTAGAGGCCAGCTTTCATCTGGGGCATGGATGACAGGTTTTTATACGGGAAAAACATATATAGAAAATAATGTATGGCATTATTTCCTCAACCGTGTAAAGCGTATCAAGGACGGTAAAAAGCAGTTTTTACAGTTAATCCCGGATAAAGATAACCGTGGTAGATATAAAATAACAAATCTGAATTCTAAAAATTTAATCAATTTTCCTTCCAGATCTGTTGATTTTATATTTACTGATTTTCCTTATGGGGATACCGTTCCATATTTCGAGCAAAGTATCATTTGGAATTCTTGGCTAAAAATGCCGGTGGATTATGACGATGAGATTGTTATTTCAAATGCAATCTCTCGTGAACATGACTGTGAAAGGTTTAAGAACGATATTTTTGCTGCTTGTAAAGAAATTTATCGTGTGCTTAAAACAGATCATTTCTTCGCTTTTACTTTCAATTCTTTATCGGGTTTTGAATGGGAGGCTATCGTTAACGCGGTAATATCTTGCGGTTTCCAGTTAAAGTCTCTTGATGTTATCGTGCAGAAAACTTTTTCTCCCAGGCAACTAAATAGGAAAAAGGTTATTCAAGGAGATATGTTATTCGTCTTGGTTAAGAGAGATGTCGTTCCAAACGTAAAAGCCCTATCTAAAACAGAGACACAGAATTTTGTCCGAAAAATTATTACTGAAGCTTTATCCGTTTCTTCATTATCGACTAACCGAATAATCCAAATTGTCATTCAAACAATTTTCAAAGCTGAAGTAACTGTAGATGAATTGTCTTTTGATAAGTTATTATCAGAAATTGCTGATTATGACAGCGAAGTCAACGAATGGAGATTGGTATGA
- a CDS encoding phosphoketolase codes for MTSPVIGTPWKKLGKPVSDEALEGVDKYWRTANYLSIGQIYLRSNPLMKEPFTRKDVKYRLVGHWGTTPGLNFLFGHINRLIADHQQNTVFIMGPGHGGPAGTSQSYLDGTYTEYYPNITKDENGLQKFFRQFSYPGGIPSHYAPETPGSIHEGGELGYALSHAYGAIMNNPSLFVPAVVGDGEAETGPLATSWQSNKLVNPRTDGIVLPILHLNGYKIANPSILSRIPDEELHEFFEGMGYEPYEFVAGFDDEDHMSIHRRFADMLEEVFDKICDIKAKAQTDDMDRPTYPMIIFRTPKGWTCPKYIDGKKTEGSWRAHQVPLASARDTEAHFQVLKGWMESYKPEELFDEKGAIRPEVTAFMPQGELRLGQNPNANGGRIREDLKLPDLDAYEVKGVKEFGHGWGQLEATRQLGNYTRDIIKMNPDSFRIFGPDETASNRLQAAYEVTNKQWDNGYLSEQTDEHMAVTGQVIEQLSEHQMEGFLEGYVLTGRHGIWSTYESFAHVIDSMLNQHAKWLEATVRHIPWRKPVASINMLISSHVWRQDHNGFSHQDPGVSSVLLNKTFNNDHVVAEYFPADANMLLAVAEKSFKSTNKINAIFAGKQPAATWQTLDEAREELEKGAAEWKWASTAKNNDEAQIVLACVGDVPTLETMAASEKLKEFGIKFKVVNVVDILKLQSPKDNDEALTDDEFTELFTADKPVLFAYHSYAHDIQSIIFNRPNHDNFNVHGYKEEGSTTTPYDMVRVNDMDRYELTAEVLRTLDADKYGHEIDKLEQFRKDAFQFAVDEGYDHPDYTGFVYSDVKNQDAKATAKAAMSTGSDNE; via the coding sequence ATGACTAGTCCTGTTATTGGCACCCCGTGGAAGAAGCTCGGCAAGCCGGTTTCTGATGAGGCTCTCGAAGGAGTCGACAAGTATTGGCGCACCGCCAACTATCTTTCCATCGGCCAGATTTATCTGCGTAGCAACCCTCTGATGAAGGAGCCCTTCACCCGCAAGGACGTCAAGTACCGTCTCGTGGGCCACTGGGGCACCACCCCGGGCCTGAACTTCCTGTTCGGCCACATCAACCGTCTCATCGCCGACCACCAGCAGAACACCGTGTTCATCATGGGTCCCGGCCACGGCGGCCCTGCAGGCACCTCGCAGTCCTATCTCGACGGCACCTACACCGAGTATTATCCGAACATCACCAAGGATGAGAACGGACTGCAGAAGTTCTTCCGCCAGTTCTCCTATCCGGGTGGCATCCCCTCCCACTACGCTCCGGAGACCCCGGGCTCCATTCATGAGGGCGGCGAGCTCGGCTACGCGCTGAGCCACGCTTATGGCGCCATCATGAACAACCCGAGCCTCTTCGTGCCCGCGGTGGTCGGTGATGGCGAGGCCGAGACCGGCCCGCTCGCGACCAGCTGGCAGTCCAACAAGCTCGTCAACCCGCGCACCGATGGCATCGTGCTGCCGATCCTGCACCTGAACGGCTACAAGATCGCCAACCCGTCCATTCTTTCCCGTATCCCCGATGAGGAGCTCCACGAGTTCTTCGAGGGCATGGGCTATGAGCCTTACGAGTTCGTCGCTGGCTTCGACGATGAGGACCACATGTCCATCCACCGCCGCTTCGCCGACATGCTCGAAGAGGTCTTCGACAAGATCTGCGACATCAAGGCCAAGGCTCAGACCGACGACATGGATCGCCCGACCTACCCGATGATCATCTTCCGCACGCCGAAGGGCTGGACCTGCCCGAAGTACATCGACGGCAAGAAGACCGAAGGCTCCTGGCGCGCCCACCAGGTGCCGCTGGCCAGCGCCCGCGACACCGAGGCCCACTTCCAGGTCCTCAAGGGCTGGATGGAATCCTACAAGCCGGAAGAGCTCTTCGACGAGAAGGGCGCCATCCGTCCCGAAGTCACCGCGTTCATGCCGCAAGGCGAACTGCGTCTGGGCCAGAACCCGAACGCCAACGGCGGCCGCATCCGCGAGGATCTGAAGCTCCCCGATCTCGACGCTTACGAAGTCAAGGGCGTCAAGGAGTTCGGCCACGGCTGGGGCCAGCTTGAGGCCACCCGCCAGCTGGGCAACTACACCCGCGACATCATCAAGATGAACCCGGATTCGTTCCGCATCTTCGGACCTGACGAGACCGCTTCCAACCGTCTGCAGGCCGCTTATGAGGTCACCAACAAGCAGTGGGACAACGGCTATCTCTCCGAGCAGACCGATGAGCACATGGCTGTCACCGGCCAGGTCATCGAGCAACTCTCCGAGCACCAGATGGAAGGCTTCCTCGAGGGCTATGTCTTGACCGGCCGCCATGGCATCTGGAGCACCTACGAGTCCTTCGCCCATGTGATCGACTCCATGCTGAACCAGCACGCCAAGTGGCTCGAGGCCACGGTTCGTCACATCCCGTGGCGCAAGCCCGTCGCTTCGATCAACATGCTGATCTCCTCGCACGTGTGGCGTCAGGATCACAACGGCTTCTCCCATCAGGACCCGGGCGTGAGCTCCGTCCTGCTGAACAAGACGTTCAACAACGACCATGTCGTGGCCGAGTACTTCCCCGCCGACGCCAACATGCTGCTGGCCGTCGCCGAGAAGTCCTTCAAGTCCACCAACAAGATCAACGCCATCTTCGCCGGCAAGCAGCCTGCCGCCACCTGGCAGACCCTCGACGAGGCTCGTGAAGAGCTCGAGAAGGGCGCAGCCGAGTGGAAGTGGGCCTCCACCGCCAAGAACAACGACGAAGCGCAGATCGTGCTCGCCTGCGTCGGCGACGTCCCCACCTTGGAGACGATGGCCGCCAGCGAGAAGCTCAAGGAGTTCGGCATCAAGTTCAAGGTCGTCAACGTCGTTGACATCCTGAAGCTGCAGAGCCCCAAGGACAACGACGAGGCCCTGACCGACGACGAGTTCACAGAACTCTTCACCGCCGACAAGCCGGTCCTCTTCGCGTACCACTCCTATGCCCACGACATCCAGTCCATCATCTTCAACCGCCCGAACCACGATAACTTCAACGTTCACGGTTACAAGGAAGAGGGCTCCACCACCACGCCGTACGACATGGTGCGCGTCAACGACATGGATCGCTACGAGCTGACCGCCGAGGTGCTGCGCACCCTCGACGCCGACAAGTACGGCCACGAGATCGACAAGCTGGAGCAGTTCCGCAAGGACGCCTTCCAGTTCGCGGTCGACGAGGGCTACGATCATCCGGATTACACCGGCTTCGTGTACTCCGACGTGAAGAACCAGGACGCCAAGGCGACCGCCAAGGCCGCCATGAGCACTGGCAGCGACAACGAGTGA